TCCATGATGGATAGCCATCCCTGTACCCGGACCGCCTGGCTCTGAGCGGCGATTCCTGGACGCCTGAGCAGACCTTGCCTGAGTCTCGGGCAAAGCCCAATAAGCCCTCCAAGCCGCCTCAATGTTAGGCTGAAGATAATCAATCTTCTTCTTATGTATCAACATGACCTTCTTGCAATTGCTGATGTAATCCTTGTACGCCACTCGAGCTGCCTTAACCCACGCTTTCTTAATAACATGCCTGGTATGTTGAGTTTTATCCCAACAAAATGCTTTCTATTTAAAGATATTGCAAATAAGAGAAAAATTAGTATTGTGATTGTTagtttagaatataaaaattatatatgagATGATCGTACCTCAAactcatcaaaataaaaatcctTCATCCCCTCAGTCAAATTCTTCCAATTGGTGCCACTTTCATGTGGCATACCTTGAAAGCTATCAGTCGCCCTAGCCCGAATAGCTCCAGTCGGCCTCAGAACACTTAAAGtgttgaaattaaatttagaattaatgtacaaaataatttgaaattaactGATACATTGTGAAACGTACCTACGAGTGAAATAAACCCATGTCCGCCCATCACTAGCAACACGTTCCTCCTCCACATTAGGGTTTTCATCCTCTGGCGGCCTATTATCGAAAATAGGACCAGAACCGGATGGACCCGAACCAGATGGAGTAGAACCGGATGGATTAGACCCGGATTGAGTAGAAGCATCCATCTATATGCAAATTTGAAGTAATTAGTATATTAGTTTATTATTTAAcacattaaatatataaaatgttcAAATATGTTTTATTTGAAGTCATTAATTACTCAATCTGATTCAGTGTTAGAAGACTCGGGGGATTGTAAAATAAggtcttcatcatcttcatcatcatcatcatcatgatcTATCCACCTCACCTCCATGTGGATGAACCATTGTTGAAATGTCATCTATATTCGTAAGAGATATTCTGCCTACGACTTCCTCTTGAAAAGGCAAAGACGTTGTTGGAAGTTCAGTTGTGGAAACTTCAACAACTGGCCTTGTTTTCACTTTACAAGCAGCCAACCAATTGCTTCTGTTGCTATTTTTACTTGGATACAAGCAATAATAAACTTGTGCAGCTTGATTGGCGAGGATAAATGGTTCGTATTTGGAATAACGACGATTCTTGTGCACCGAAACCAGATTGAAGTCACGATCAATGTCGGTTCCAGTTGGAGTTTGAGGGTCAAACCACTCACATTTGAATAATGTGGTTGTTTTTATTGGTGGCCCAGGATACTCTAGGACAACAACCTCTAAAAAACGGCCATAGAAATCTAACTGGACACCGTTCAACACTGAACCTTTAACACACAATCCACTATTATCAATTGATTTCTTCGAGCCATAAGAAACCGTATGAAATTTGAATCCGTTGACAAAGAATCCTTGGTATGTAGTAACTCTGTGCAGAGGTCCCAATGACAAATGATGCAAAAATGAATTGACTAGCCCATTTGTTGGATTTGAAGCCTATTCAATGAAAGAAACTTATTAGTTAAAACCAATTGTAGTATACTTTGACATAATACGTTGAGTTGAAGTTCATTGGATGAAAGAACTTACATATGCTTTGAACCATGTGGGAAATTCTTTCTCAAGTTTTTGTTGAAGTTCATTGGATGAAATATCACGAAATTTGGCCCGCATTTCATCCTCAAACAACCTATTGATtaatatatatcatatttatTAAACAACCTATgtgtagattaataaatttaataacataTGATTTGTACATACCCTGTATAGGTTTCTGTAACTTCTGTGCAATTGTTTAGCACGTACAAATGGGCGGCGTCGTGCTCTTTAGGTTCTAGAAATCTAGTTGTCATCTTTCCAAATGGTCTCCCAACATACTTGAAGACGGACAACATGTCAGGGATCACATCAACACCACTACCTTCAAAGTTTTGAGGTACATTTCGTTGCTTTGTCTTAACGTGATCTTCAAAGTAATAACAACAGAATGATGTAGCCTCTTCCACAAGATAAGCATTTGTAATTGATCCTTCAACTTTGGCTTTGTTTTTAactattttctttaactttCCCAAGTACCTCTCAAATGGATACATCCATCTATACTGTACGGGGCCTGCCATCATAGCCTCATCGGCCAAATGTATTGGAAGATGCTCCATAGAGTCGAAGAAACTAGGAGGGAAGATTCTTTCCAACTTACAGAGAATGACAGGAATATTTTTTTGCATCTGAATAAGATTGTCAACTTGAATGTTTGGTGATGTCAAATCTTTGAAAAAGAGACAAAGATCTGTAATTGTTTTCCACACATTGAATGGAAGAAGTTCTTTTAGTGCGACCGGCAATACTCGTTGCATCATCACGTGACAATCGTGACTCTTCATACCAAACATTTGAAGTGTACTCAAGTTGACACATCTACCCAACGAGGATACATAGCCATCAGGAAATCTAAGCCCTTCAATCCACTTAAGTAAGATTCTTTTCTCATCATTATCAAGCATATAACATGCTTTAGGGTACTTTCCTGTTTGTTCATTGGCTTCTAACTCAGGTCTGCGACAAAACCTATTCAATTCTTCGCGAGATTTGGCCGTATCCTTTGTTTTGCCTTTAGTGTTCATAATGGTGTTGAACAAATTATCAAAGACGTTCTTTTCTATATGCATAACATCAAGATTATGACGTATAAGCAACGAACTCCAATATGGCAAATCCCagaatatactttttttttcctccATCCTGATTCATAAGTTCTTTGTCGTTTAGATATCCGTAATCGAGTCTCTTCAACTGTCAATTCTGTTACTTTTTTAATCTCCAATCCCTCAATCTCAGCCAACAACTGGTACCCATTTTTTGTTTGTGGAAGACCTTTTCTTACTTGAGCATTTTTTATAAACGCATTTTTGTTGCGTCGAAAAGGATGATCAGTGGGTAAGAACCTCCTATGACAGTCAAACCAGGATTGTTTACCACTCAAAGGTAATCGAAAAGAATCTGTATCATCACAACAACGTGGACAGGCCAATCTACTAGCTGTACTCCAACCAGAAAGCATGGAATAAGCGGGAAAGTCACTAATTGTCCACAAAAGTGCAGCACGCATTTGGAAATTATTCTTCAATGATATGTCATACGTTTAGACACCCACTTCCCAAAGATGAGATAACAGACACCCACTTCCCAAAGATGAGATAACTCAGCAATCAACGGttgaagaaaaacatcaatCATATCCTTTGGATTGTGTGGCCCAGGGACGACAGCAGTGAGAAATATGTGTTGTTCTCTCATGCACATCCAAGGAGGAAGATTGTATGGAGTAAGTAGGATTGGCCATGAGGAATATTGCTTTCCAAAATTGTTGAATGGCGAGAATCCGTCAGTACAAAGccccaatctcacatttctgacCTCAGCCGCAAAATCAGGAAATGTGTTGTCAAAATGTTTCCATGCAGGTGAGTCTGCAGGGTGTCTCATCACACCATCATTAACTGATGTAGCATGCCATCGCATATCAGCTGCTGTTGCTTTAGATGAATATAACATTTGCAATCTTGGGGTGATGGGAAAGTAATGCATCTGACTGACTGCAACTAGGCGTCGTTGACGACTACCACTGGGACCAGAAGATTCTTTCCATCGTCTCATAACGATTTACTTCTCTATCTTCCTCAATGGTTACAATACACCTAGCAACATCAGGGACTTGCACTAACGCTTCACCATGCATCGTCCATATATGGTATCTAGGGATAAAGCCATTCTTTGCCAAGTGAACCCTAACAGTCATTGGAGTATCAAATTTTTTGTTCTTACATTTTGTGCATGGGCATTTGATCTTATTTCCAATCATTAAGTCCGGTCGAGAAAGTGCATAATGGATAAATACTTCCAATCCATCCATGAACTCTCCTGTTAGACTACCTTGAGCATATCGCCTATACATCCACCCTCTGTCTAAACTCATGTTTATATTTCCTGCATTCAtatattattaatgttttaatTAGTTCACACATTAGATATAAAATTAAGATGATGAATAAGAGTGgaaattaagattaagattaagATAAGGATTAggaattaagattaagattaggATTATGAAATGAGATTAggaattaagattaagattaggATTATGAAAGGAGATTAAGATTTGGATTTGGAATTAAGATTAAGAATATGATTAAGAAAGGAGATTAAGATTTGGATTTGGAATTAAGATTAAGAGTATGATTAAGATTATGATTCGGATTATGAAAGGAGATTAAGATTTGGATTAGGAATTAAGATTAAGAGTAggattaagattaagattagaATTAGGAATCcgaattaagattaagattatgaataaaagtagaCATTGAGAACTCAAATAAGGACGAAGATTAGGATTATAGAAGGATGACTGAAGATTACGATTAGGATTTCAAGAAGGATGATTGAAGATTGAAATTTCAAcacaacaacaaaaccaaggCGGTAGTCATTGctaccgcctccgcctctcccccaccgACGGCCCAAACTCCAATTAATCACAATCATACTTAatcgcctctcccccaccggcgaaactatcatgcttaattataattaaaacatgCTCAACGCAATTAATCATGCTAAATCATATATttcgcctctcccccaccggcgataaagcaaattaaataaatttaaacattataagttctttaaatagaaATTAACCTTcctaagttctttaaatagaaatgaacctaactaagttctttaaatagaaatgaacctaactaagttctttaaatagagattaacctaactaagttctttaactaaatctaatatatataaacctaactaagttatttaaataaatctaatatttacaaataaacctaactaagttctttaaataaatcttataaaataaattatcttaCTAAGTTCTTGTTCTTTAAACAAATCAAATACAAATGAACATATATAATAAACATATAATTTCACATTACATTCAAACTAAATTCACATTAATTCACATATACTATACAACACAACAACTAAATTTCACATTAATTCATACTAAtataattaacataaatttgaaacatAGCCTACATTAATtcacatataattcatactaAGTTCTATGTAAATTTCTCATTAATTCACATATAATTAACCTAAATTCATATACTAACATACCAATATTAAcctaaattcaaattaatagcCTACATTATATAAGTTACACGAACTAACCTACAATCTCTTATTCCGGCAACGGCAGGAGCTTTCCGGCGAGGGCAGGGGCGGTCCGGCGAGGGCAGGGGGCTGGGAATTAGAGTTAGGGTTAATAATTGATGAAATCtatacaaaataattaattagggttaggatgaataattaattaacttacCGTAGAGTATCACGTCGACGGAGAGCTGCGGCGTCGGGCGgagagcagcggcggcggcgtcaGCGTCGCGTCGGACGGAGAGGAGCAGCAGCGGTCGCGTCGCGTCGGACGGAGAGAAGCAGCAGCGGTCGCGTCGGACGGagaggagcagcagcggcggcgtcgGTGGAGGTGGTCGTTCGATGGACGGAGGCGGCGGTGTCGGGAACGGCGAAATCGGCGGAAGGAGGCGGAGAATCGGAGAAGGAAAGGGTGGAGAAGAAAATGggggaaaaattagaaaaccTAAGTTAAGTCCGCGACTTCAACGACTGATTAGACATATAACGACCGTTTTTCAGTCGTtgccaattttaattataatattaataatttcggtatacaacgaccgaaaaacggtcgttaaaaataattattaattttttttttagttctaATATAAAGAccgaatttcggtcgttaatattaaatatatttaaataaattaaaatacaacgaCCGTTAACAAACGGTCGTTAAATATCTCCGAAAACTTAAAAATATCAGAACTCAAATTAAGGTAACGACCGTTACAAACGgtcattaaattaaaattatatcaaaattcaataaaaaataaccAACGACCGTAAAACGGTCGTAGATACGGTCGTTATATATTAACGACCGTTTCATTCGGTcgtagaaaataaaaaaaaataagatttaaaatattaaacaaaatggtcgttaatattaaaatttcggtcgttagggCCGCctttttaaagaccgaaaatttcggtcgttggaGCCGCTGTTTCTTGTAGTGTTCGATTTATCCtcccaaaaagaaagaaataatcATACtagcaaaatttaaaataaaacactAGCTATAGTGTTATATTTACTATGATCCATGGATTATTAGTCTATTAGTACATTTTTctctattaaataaataagcatATTTTGtgacaattttcatataatttcaGTGTTGCACGAGATAAACCGcagtatattttattaaattctttttttactaaattacaTTTCAGTATAATTTCAATATGACAACGTAACgttcaatatattttattaaaatatttttttactaatatCATTTCAATATAACTTAAATATAACGCTCGATAGGATGTATTAGAATAAATGTAATATACAAATAATTGTTTGGTAGAatgtataaaaattatatataattaatttgttataattatGATTTGCATAATATATACCACTTGAAAAGTGTTATATAATATTACACATGATGCATATCAAACTTTTAATatactagcagaaagaacgtatgttgtacgtgtaattaatattattttaattgataatctattatttaaacttttttattaattcattacttttattagataatttattggatgaatatatttatttaagccttatcaatagctatagatataaagtattctttatagatttaggtgacaaataaatgtatatcaaaataaatttatattttataaatataatagtaataaatactatataataGATGTAAAATAGACAATCAACAAGTTGCCTTagactctttttctattagtatagatagatatatagGACACTGTGTTTTGTACCGGATAAgatattattaaatatattatacaccCTAATCACCAATACCAAACAAGCCCTATAAACATTAACAACTTAGGGCCTATTTGATAGGGAATATAAGACTTGATTGTTTATATTTCTAGCATTATTTGCATGTTTGATAGACTACATCTGCTAAGTGAAGGCCCGCAGTAAAGTTACCGTTACACTCGGTAATTGTGTACCTGCTCCCCCCGAGTTCCCCAATAGCTTCGCCAACAGTACATGATATTAATTTTGCCATCTTCCAATTTTAGCCTCCCTCATCTCCTCTCACCGTCCTCCTCTTTCCTTCACTCAGCCATGCTGCCGTCTCCCTTTCCCTTCCAACTCGGCCACCTCTGTCGCCACCAGCCAccagccaccaccaccaccacactACCACCTCCCTCCGTTTCCCTCGCATCTACCTCTCTCTCGCATCCCTCTCTAAAAAAAATCCCCAAAAATCCCTAGCTTCCACCCCGCTGCGATTACCGGCGAGTTTACTGTCGGAACCACCGCCTCCTTCCCTTTTATCCTTTTGGAACCACAGCCGTAGTCAGCGGGACCGCCGCCATCATCGCCTCCCTCATCCTCTCTGTTTCCAAATTAGGAAGATGGAAAATTGTTCCTCCTCTGTTGGTAGAAATGGGTATTTATTTGCAAGTACTTAGCCGATGCTATTGGGTAAGTTCGATTAATGaatatttgttaaaaaaaattggaggtgAATGATGGCTTCGAACTTCCAGAGTATGAGGGATATGGCGCTTATGGTGATATCAGTTTCCCACCGAAAATGAGCGCAAGAGATAGAGGGAATTTTGATGTTGCTTTGGGGGTAAAAATGTAATCTCCCTGCTTAAACTCAATCCCCATCCCccgtataaaaaaataacaccTTTTCTCAATTCTAAACTACCGCTATCAAACACAAATTTCGTGTAATGCCGTTATTAACAATGATCTATCAAACATGAGATGTGCTAATTAACCACATATTATCTACACTACTTTCTTccacaaaattaatatttgctTATCTCTAGCATGCTATCAAACTGGCCCTTAACATTAAACCATTGTTTTAGGACAGTCTCATACATCCATAATAAACGTTCAGAGGTCAATGCGATttcaaagaaattaaaataatcaacaatatttttCAGTTTGATTTTTGGTACAATTTAAAATCTTAAGTAATAGTCCCATGCATAACCCTAATATTCACGAAAGCGATTGTTATAACACGATAAATATATAGGAAACTGCATAGAGAAACATCAAGGCCAACTTCAAACAAATAAAGATAACAAACATATACAATCCATGCAACAACTTGGATAATGAATAAGTAAATTTAGCATGCAAGTGAATGAAGCAAGGAAATCAATCTTGGTATGAAGTCCACATACAAGAGGATTCAGTGGGCAGATGATTGATTCGTCAACAAATCGAGAGCTTTCTTAAGGTGGTCCACTGCAACAGATACTTCATCAAATGCCAAAGCCCCTACTGCAAATCTCGCCGCGTTGTGTgcttcaacaattttttcaGGTGGAGGCTGGTAACTGCTATCATACTCGTACCTTTCTGAGGTCGGTGATGAAACTTCCGAAAGGCTCCCGTTCTTGCCACTAGAACTATATTTAGGAGTTGAAGCATATGGTACCGCTGCGTTAGAAGGTGGTGAACTGGTGTAGGTAGCAACATCGGAACCTTGATAATAAGGGTAATGAGAAGGAGCAGCGGGAAGGCTACTCTCCGTGAAACTCAGGTAGGACTGAAAATTGGGATGTGATGCAAAAGAGGGTATATCATGGGAAGGGTAGTTTTGCGGTATGCTCTGATGAGGTTCAGGCTGGTATGGCGGGTGCGGATGTGATTGATGATGATAAACAGAATGCTCAGAGCCATTTGGTGGTTGGTGGATGTTTTCACTAGGAAAATGAGATGGTGGAGCCATGGTTGATGGAGGTGGGGCTGCAACATTTGAAGGTAGTCGTGAGAAACTAGCAGGATGCTGAAAATTATCACGATTATAGGCTTGAGGAAACGAATCTGAATCTCGTGCCATTCTTGAAGCAGGATCTACTCCAGAGTAATTGTCAGTAGGATGATGAAATTGGGGTGGAATGCCTGAAGCAAGTGATCCCATAACATTTGAAGGTAGTCGTGAGAAACTAGCATGATGCTGAAAATTATCATGATTATAGGCATGAGGAAACGAATCTGAATCTGGTGCCATTCTTGAAGCAGGATCTACTCCAGAGTAATTGTCAGTAGGATGATGAGATTGGGGTGGAATACCCGAAGCAGGTGATCCCATAACATTTGGAGGTAGTCGTGAGAAACTAGCAGGATGCTGAAAATTATCATGATTATAGGCTTGAGGAAATGAATCTGAATTTGGTGCCATTCTTGAAGCAGGATCTACTCCAGAGTAATTGTCAGTAGGATGATGAGATTGGGGTGGAATACCCGAAGCAGGTGATCCCGTAATATTTGAAGGTAGTCGTGAGAAACTAGCAGGATGCTGAAAATTATCATGATTATAGGCTTGAGGAAACGAATCTGAATCTGGTGCCATTCTTGAAGCAGGATCTACTCCAGAGTAATTGTCAGTAGGATGATGAGATTGGGGTGGAATACCCGAAGCACGTGATCCCATAACATTTGAAGGTAGTCGTGAGAAACTAGCAAAATGCTGAAAATTATCATGATTATAGGCTTGAGGAAACGAATCTGAATCTGGTGCCATTCTTGAAGCTAGATCTACTCCAGAGTAATTGTCAGTAGGATGATGAGATTGGGGTGGAATACCCGAAGCAGGTGATCCCATAACATTTGAAGGTAGTCGTGAGAAACTAGCAGGATGCTGAAAATTATCATGATTATAGGCTTGAGGAAACGAATCTAAATCTGGTGCCATTCTTGAAGCAGGATCTACTCCAGAGTAATTGTCAGTAGGATGATGAGATTGGGGTGGAATACCCGAAGCACGTGATCCCATAACATTTGGAGGTAGTCGTGAGAAACTAGCAGGATGCTGAAAATTATCATGATTATAGGCTTGAGGAAACGAATCTGAATCTGGTGCCATTCTTGAAGCAGGATCCACTCCAGAGTAATTGTCAGTAGGATCTACTCCAGAGTAATTGTCAGTAGGATGATGAGATTGGGGTGGAATACCCGAAGCAGGTGATCCCGTAATATTTGAAGGTAGTCGTGAGAAACTAGCAGGATGCTGAAAATTATCATGATTATAGGCTTGAGGAAACGAATCTGAATCTGGTGCCATTCTTGAAGCAGGATCGACTCCAGAGTAATTGTCAGTAGGATGATGAGATTGGGGTGGAATACCCGAAGCAGGTGATCCCATAACATTTGAAGGTAGTCGTGAGAAACTAGCAGGATGCTGAAAATTATCACGATTATAGGCTTGAGGAAACGAATCTGAATCTGGTGCCATTCTTGAAGTAGGATCTACTCCAGAGTAATTGAGTAATTGTCAGTAGGATGATGAGATTGGGGTGGAATACCCGAAGCAGGTGATCCCATAACATTTGAAGGTAGTCGTGAGAAACTAGCAGGATGCTGAAAATTATCACGATTATAGGCTTGAGGAATCGAATCTGAATCTGGTGCCATTCTTGAAGCAGGATCTACTCCAGAGTAATTGTCAGTAGGATGATGAGATTGGGGTGGAATACCCGAAGCAGGTGATCCCATAACATTTGAAGGTAGTCGTGAGAAACTAGCAGGATGCTGAAAATTATCACGATTATAGGCTTGAGGAAACGAATCTGAATCTGGTGCCATTCTTGAAGCAGGATCTACTCCAGAGTAATTGTCAGTAGGATGATGAGATTGGGGTGGAATGCCCGAAGCAGGTGATCCCATAACATTTGAAGGTGGCTGCGAGAATTCAGTAGAATGCTGAAGATTATTGTGATCATATGCTTGGGGAAATGAATCTCGAGCTGGTGCAGTTCTTGCAGCAGAATCTACCCTCGCCAGGTCGGATCTGGTGCCCAAGTCAGCCACATCACTTTTGCTTGATTCAAGATCCTGAAAGAGCACATAAATTATAAGAAAAATACAAGCCATTCGGTAACTCTACCACCTTGATTTTTCATTAAAGGGGCATTTGGTTTGGTGGATATGATAGAGTAGGATTGGAggataattaaataatcaatccaaCTTTGGGTGACAAATAATCATCCAATTGGATCAGAGCTTTATCCATTAAGGGACAAATCATGCAAACCAAGCATTTGATTAAGTCGGAttcttttatcaatcatgctttatcactcaaaccaaatgCCTCCTAAGTGTTTAATCTCAGAAAGGCATTATCCATTACTGGCTAGGAACCACAAAATGCATTGGTTATTGAAAGGATTTAAGCAAAAATTGATTTCTATCTATGGGAAAGGAAAAGATTGGGGAAAAGATAAAGTTCAGTTGACCGAAAACAGCAATCAAATAGCAAATGGAAAGCTTCACCTGATTGGCACACACCACAAACATCCATTCTTCTTCTTTATAACATGGAAGCtaaattaagaaaaagaaaatcacaTATTAAACTTACATTTGCACCATTATATGTACTTGATGGCACTGATAAATCTGTGTCCCCACCGGGAGGACCTGGAATAGGCTTCCTCCCTTCTTCAAGTGCCTTCCTTATATCAGCTGCTTTCCATGCTGCATACTTCTGTTTCTGCTCAAGCTGTAACATAAATGA
The genomic region above belongs to Salvia miltiorrhiza cultivar Shanhuang (shh) chromosome 5, IMPLAD_Smil_shh, whole genome shotgun sequence and contains:
- the LOC131025545 gene encoding uncharacterized protein LOC131025545 produces the protein MDASTQSGSNPSGSTPSGSGPSGSGPIFDNRPPEDENPNVEEERVASDGRTWVYFTRSVLRPTGAIRARATDSFQGMPHESGTNWKNLTEGMKDFYFDEFEKAFCWDKTQHTRHVIKKAWVKAARVAYKDYISNCKKVMLIHKKKIDYLQPNIEAAWRAYWALPETQARSAQASRNRRSEPGGPGTGMAIHHGGSRSALDHAEHLARESNISFDEATWATFRRIHYKNGQYTAGRPAQHGLEVERRLAELRQTQEEVTPVDVDRIFREVVTPDSRGRIMGLGMMMSRAITESGESSSTHSTSTSQFPFPVASRDELITLRGELSSTQRELEVRRASEEVQSRAIQEMQAQIALLMRGYHAQSPSDASDGTHPDL
- the LOC130986241 gene encoding early nodule-specific protein 2-like, which produces MAPDSDSFPQAYNRDNFQHPASFSRLPSNVMGSPASGIPPQSHHPTDNYSGVDPASRMAPDSDSFPQAYNHDNFQHPASFSRLPSNITGSPASGIPPQSHHPTDNYSGVDPTDNYSGVDPASRMAPDSDSFPQAYNHDNFQHPASFSRLPPNVMGSRASGIPPQSHHPTDNYSGVDPASRMAPDLDSFPQAYNHDNFQHPASFSRLPSNVMGSPASGIPPQSHHPTDNYSGVDLASRMAPDSDSFPQAYNHDNFQHFASFSRLPSNVMGSRASGIPPQSHHPTDNYSGVDPASRMAPDSDSFPQAYNHDNFQHPASFSRLPSNITGSPASGIPPQSHHPTDNYSGVDPASRMAPNSDSFPQAYNHDNFQHPASFSRLPPNVMGSPASGIPPQSHHPTDNYSGVDPASRMAPDSDSFPHAYNHDNFQHHASFSRLPSNVMGSLASGIPPQFHHPTDNYSGVDPASRMARDSDSFPQAYNRDNFQHPASFSRLPSNVAAPPPSTMAPPSHFPSENIHQPPNGSEHSVYHHQSHPHPPYQPEPHQSIPQNYPSHDIPSFASHPNFQSYLSFTESSLPAAPSHYPYYQGSDVATYTSSPPSNAAVPYASTPKYSSSGKNGSLSEVSSPTSERYEYDSSYQPPPEKIVEAHNAARFAVGALAFDEVSVAVDHLKKALDLLTNQSSAH
- the LOC131025546 gene encoding protein HOMOLOG OF MAMMALIAN LYST-INTERACTING PROTEIN 5-like yields the protein MGINLCGFRCSRSSEKETAAVMSVKVVQKKVVVTLEELITSSPGFNNAIRVRDDDDYYMNPIIHKQSSSRKIHPSSCDGDTHTTKPKKKDRKSLKWGPDDYLHVEGFALNLFSKADKQDRAGRADLNTAKTFYAASICFEILNQFGELQPDLEQKQKYAAWKAADIRKALEEGRKPIPGPPGGDTDLSVPSSTYNGANDLESSKSDVADLGTRSDLARVDSAARTAPARDSFPQAYDHNNLQHSTEFSQPPSNVMGSPASGIPPQSHHPTDNYSGVDPASRMAPDSDSFPQAYNRDNFQHPASFSRLPSNVMGSPASGIPPQSHHPTDNYSGVDPASRMAPDSDSIPQAYNRDNFQHPASFSRLPSNVMGSPASGIPPQSHHPTDNYSITLE